AGGTCGAACGCGAGCGGGCCGGGCGCTGGCGCATCGACCGGACCGCCCGTGACGAAAGCCTCCACGGCGTTCGGGAGCAGCACGTGCTCCACGGCGAGGACGCGCGCCGCCAGCGATTCCGGCGTGTCGCCGGGGAGGACGGGCACGGGCCACTGGGCGATGATCGCGCCCTCGTCGTACCGATCGTCGACCAGGTGCACCGTGGCGCCGGAGACGCGCGCGCCGGACTCGATCACGGCGCGGTGCACGCGCATGCCGTACATCCCCCGCCCGCCGAACGACGGCAGCAGCGCGGGATGGATGTTCAGCATTCGCCCGCGGAACCGCTCCACGACGCTGACCGGGACGAGCTGCAGCCACCCGGCGAGCACGACGAGGTCGATGCCGCGCGTCTCCAGCTCGGCCACGAGCCGCGCGTCGAACGCCTCCGCGCCCATCCCGCGCGCGTCGAGCACCACCGCATCCACGCCCGCGCGCGCTGCCCGCTCCCCGGCGCCGATGCCCTCGCGCCCGCACACCACCACCTCCACACGCGCGACCGGCTCCGGCGCGCCGTGCAACCGGTCGAGCAGCGCCTGGAGGTTGCTGCCCCCGCCCGAGGCGAGAACGGCGATGCGTGCGGGCATGCGCAAGACGTGCCTCCGGTGGGGGTGCGCGGACGGCGGCAAGATAGGCGTTGCGCCGCAGGAGCGTCAACCAAACACGCGGCATCCGGAGATGCGGCGTTTGCAGCATGGTAGCGTGGATGCAATTCCTTGACAAAAGGGCGCCTGCCGCGATTGCTTAGAAGGACGCGAGCGATGACAACGCCGTGCGCTCGCCCCTTCATCGCTCGGACGGTTGCAGCGAAAGGAGCAATCGGGATGGGAAAACTTGCACCCAAAGCGTTGCCCGGCCACCAGGCATTGCGGAACCTACACAAGCGCCTCCACGATCCGCGAGCCGCCGAGGTCACCGCGCGCGCCTTGGAGGCTCTGGATTGCGAGCTCTTCCTAAAAGAGTATGAGCAGGCGTACTCGGACCTGCGCGACAATCCTGGAGCATGGGCCGAAGTCGAAGCGGAACGGCGCGGCTTCGACGCAAGCCTGATGGACGGCATCGAGCCAGAAGAGCCTTGATGCAAGTCCGCCAACGTGAGGTTTGGTACGTGAACTCTCGCCGGTGGAGGGAAGCGAGCAGGCAGGGCTGCGGCCGGCCCTGGTCGTCTTGCGCGACGAGTTGAATCGCACCGGCATGTGCATGGTGGTCCCGGGAACCACCCGGCTGAAGAACCGGCCGGGCCGTGTCACCCTCCCGCACGGCGAGGGCGGCGTGGAGCGCGAGACCTACCTGCTCTGTGATCAGCTGCGGACCGTGGACTCGGTCCGGATGCGGCGGAGGTGCGGCAACGTCGACGCCAGGTACCTGGGCCAAGTGCTAACGATCGTCAGGTACTTCCTCACCGTACCTTGACCAGCCGCGAGCAAGAAAAAGGCGGACACCCGTGGGGTGCCCGCCTTTTCTTTTTCGAGGTGTACTTCCGGGGTTCAGCCCCGCCGAGCCTCAGCCCTCGTCGAGGGCTTCGCGCTCGCGGCGGATGGCGTCGGCGGCGGCGTCCAGCAGGTCGCGGTAGCCGGTGCTGTTGGCGCGGTGCCCGGCGATGTCCACCAGGTCCGCGCAGGCGGCGCGCATGCGGGCCTGCCGGGCGAGCGTGCCGTCTGCCGGCTGGCCGCGGCTGGGGTTGTGGACGCGCAGCTCGTCGCGCCGCACGGAGGGAGAGACCGCGCGCTCCGGGCTCGGCTCGCGCGGGCCCAGCACCTGTCGCACGGGCAGCGTCATGCGGTGGTCCGACGGGTCGCCCTGCCGCACGGTGACCAGCGCCCACGCGGTGCCGTCCTCGTCGTCCACGTAGAAGGTGCGGTCCTCGCCCGCGACCTCCACCGCGTTGCGTACGGTGCCCTCCAGCGCGGCGGACCACCAGTTCTCCAGCGGCGGCGCGCCCACAACCACGCGCACGCGGCGGCACGGCGTGGGCTTGCCCTCCCAGTAGGTGGGAAGCTCGATGCCCGCGTACTCCAGTGCCGTCATCACCACTCGGTCCATCCCGAAGCCGTCGTCGGGCGTCTCCGCCTCTTCCGGCACGCCGCACGCGCACTCCCACTCGTTGCGCGCGCAGGTGGAACACAGGTCCAAATCGTCGATCAGCTCGGCCACCAGCAGGAGAGCCGCCGCGTAGTCCATCTTGTCGCGCCGCTGCTCGCCGGGCACCAGCGCGTCCACCAGGTCCTGCGCCGTCTTGCGAATGCGGGCACGGCGCAGCCGCTCGCCGTCGTCCACGACGGGAACGTCGCGCGGGCGCATGGGCGGGCTGCGGTGCCGCCGGAAGTGCTCCCAGAACGCAGGCCAGCCGGGGTCGCCTTCGCCGCCGCTGGCGCGGGGTCCGTCCATGAGTGCCTGTGGGTTGGGGTCGCGGCGAGCGGCGCGGACGGGGCAGACCGCCCCGTGCGCGACCGCGTCGGCCGCCGTGCTGCCGCTAGACCAGGAAGGGGTTGGTGGTGCGCTCGTGGCCCACCGTGGTCTCCGGCCCGTGGCCGTTGTACAGCGTCGTCTCGTCGCCCAGCGTGAGGATGCGCCGGCGGATGGAGCGGATGAGCGTGCCGTAGTCGCCGCCCGGAAGGTCGGTGCGCCC
This genomic interval from Longimicrobiaceae bacterium contains the following:
- a CDS encoding type II toxin-antitoxin system PemK/MazF family toxin, producing the protein MVRELSPVEGSEQAGLRPALVVLRDELNRTGMCMVVPGTTRLKNRPGRVTLPHGEGGVERETYLLCDQLRTVDSVRMRRRCGNVDARYLGQVLTIVRYFLTVP
- the purN gene encoding phosphoribosylglycinamide formyltransferase, with translation MPARIAVLASGGGSNLQALLDRLHGAPEPVARVEVVVCGREGIGAGERAARAGVDAVVLDARGMGAEAFDARLVAELETRGIDLVVLAGWLQLVPVSVVERFRGRMLNIHPALLPSFGGRGMYGMRVHRAVIESGARVSGATVHLVDDRYDEGAIIAQWPVPVLPGDTPESLAARVLAVEHVLLPNAVEAFVTGGPVDAPAPGPLAFDLVHAPTPADASIRATLRLPPADPPPVSG